The sequence GGCGCTGGAGATCTGTCTGACGACGAGTGCGGGGTACGGCTGCTGGGACCTGACGGGGTGATGCGGGAACATCCCCGTTTCGCCTCGCTGCTCAGCGCCGAGGACCTCCGGAGCTGCTATGGCGCGATGCTGCGCGCCCGTCATCTCGACGACCAGGCGACCGCCCTGCAACGGCAGGGGGAGCTCGCGCTGTGGATCCCGCTGCGGGGTCAGGAGGCGGCGCAGGTCGGCTCGGTGCGCGCCGCGCTGACCAGCGACTTCGTCTTCCCCAGCTACCGCGAGCACGCCGTGGCCTGGGACCGCGGACTGCCCGCGGTGGAGGTCCTGCGGCTGCTGCGGGGCAGCACCCACGGGGGCTGGAACCCGGCCGACCACAACCTGGCGAACTACGCGCTGGTGCTCGCCAGCCAGACGCTGCATGCCGTTGGTTATGCCCTCGGTCTTCAGCTTGATGCGCAGCGTGGCCACGCGGATGTGGCCACCGTCGTCCCGGAGGCTGCCGGAAATGCGATTGTCGGACGTCCGAGAATCTTGGGAGATGGTGCGCCGAATGCCGACGCGGAAGAACTCCTAGGACGTCCGACAATCGAGGGGGAAAGAAAGGCCTCGGGGAGTCCCGATGAATTGGTCGGACGTCCTACTAATATCCGTGAACGGGCAACCGTCGGACGTCCTACTAACGCGGAGCATGGTCCCGGCGCGGCCGTGCTCGTCTATCTCGGGGACGGCGCGATGAGCCAGGGCGACGCCAACGAGGCGTTCGTCTGGGCCGCCAGCTTCGCCGCCCCCGTGGTCTTCTTCTGCACCAACAACCAGTGGGCGATCTCGACACCGGCGTCCAGGCAGTCGCGGGTCCCGCTGGCCGACCGGGCGAACGGCTTCGGCTTCCCCGGCGTGCGGGTCGACGGCAACGACGTCGTCGCCGTGCACAGCGTCACCTCGTGGGCGCTGGAGCGGGCCCGCCGCGGCGACGGCCCGACCCTCATCGAGGCCTACACCTACCGGATGGGCCCGCACACCACGTCCGACGACCCGGCCCGTTACCGCCCGGCCGAGCAGGAGGCCGTCTGGCGCGCGCGCGACCCGATCGACCGGGTCGCCCGCCTGCTCGCGTCCGACCACGACGATGCCTGGTTCGCCGCCCAGCGCGCCGAGGCCGAGCAGGCCGCGGTCCGGCTGCGGGAGGCGGTCCTCGCGCTGCCGGAGCCGCGGCCGGACGCGTTCTTCGACGACGTCCTCGTTACCGAGACCGACGAGGCCCGCGCCGAGCGGGCCCGCTTCCGGGCCTACCAGGAGTCCTTTCAGGCATGAGCACGCGGACGCTGCCCTCCTCCGACCTTCCGGCCTCCGACCTTCCGGACTCGGCCCCGACGGCGCCCGCGCCGCGGCGGCCCGTGGTGCCGTCCCGGGGCGGCCCCGCCGATCCCATGACCCAGCCGCAGGACACCCAGCCGCAGGACGGCACCCAGGCCCGGGCGGGGAACCAGGCGGCGCAGGACGCCGAGCCGCGCAGCCTCCCGCTGGCCAGGGCGCTCGGCGCGGCGCTGCGGGACGCGATGGCGGCCGACGACCGGGTCGTCCTGCTCGGAGAGGACGTCGGCCGGCTCGGCGGCGTGTTCCGGATCACCGACGGCCTGCAGGACGCCTTCGGTGAGCACCGGGTGGTCGACACCCCGCTCGGCGAGGCCGGCATCGTCGGCGCCGCCGTCGGCCTGGCCATGCGCGGCTACCGGCCGGTCTGCGAGATCCAGTTCGACGGGTTCGTCTACCCGGCCTTCGACCAGATCGTCACCCAGCTCGCCCGCCTGCACCAGCGCTCCGGCGGCCACCTGCGGATGCCGGTGACCATCCGCATCCCATATGGCGGTGGGATCGGCGCCGTCGAGCACCACAGCGAGTCCCCGGAGGCGTACTTCGCGCACACCCCAGGGCTGCGGCTGTTGACGCCCTCGACCGCCGCGGACGGCTACCAGCTGTTGCGCGCGGCGGTCGCCTGCGACGACCCGGTGATCTTCTTCGAGCCCAAGCGGCGCTACTGGGAGCGAGGCCCGCTGGCCGCGGCCGAGGACCCGCCGCTGCCGCTGGACCGGGCCCGGGTCGCCCGCCCTGGCAGCGACGTCACGGTGATCGCCTACGGGCCGACGGTGCGCACCTGCCTGGACGCCGCGACCGCCGCCGAGGCCGACGGGCGCGCCGTCGAGGTCGTCGACCTGCGCTCGCTGGCGCCCGTCGACTGGCCGACGCTGACCGCCTCGGTACGCCGCACCGGCCGCGCCGTCGTCGTCCACGAGGCGACGGTCACCGGCGGGCTCGGCGCGGAGATCGCCGCCCGGCTCACCGAGGAGTGCTTCTACCACCTGGAGGCGCCGGTCGGCCGGGTCGGCGGCTACCACACCCCGTACCCGCCGGCCCGGCTGGAGAAGGACTACCTGCCGGACCTGGACCGGATCCTTGACGCCGTCGACCGGACGTTCTCCTACGGGACGACGTCATGACGGGGCGGGACTTCCTGCTGCCCGACCTGGGGGAGGGCCTCGCGGAGGCCGAGATCGTCCAGTGGCTGGTACGCCCCGGCGACCCGGTGGCGCTCAACCAGCCGCTCGTGGAGGTCGAGACCGCGAAGGCGGCCGTCGAGATCCCGTCGCCCTACGCCGGCGTGGTGGCGGCCCTGCACTGCGCGGAAGGTGAGCTCGTCCCCGTCGGGACGGCCCTGCTGACCGTCGCCGCCGAGTCGGTCGCCGACGCGGCGACCGGGGCCGAGGAGGCGCCGCCGGCCCCGGTCGTCGGCCGGGCCCCGGTCGAGCCGGCGCCCGGCGAGGTGCCGCGCCGCCGGCCCCGTCGGGCCGCCCACACGGGGCTCGTGGCCGCCGCGGCGGCAGCCCCGGTCCAGACCGCTGGCCCGGTCCTCGGGGC is a genomic window of Pseudofrankia inefficax containing:
- a CDS encoding thiamine pyrophosphate-dependent enzyme, producing the protein MRRVGAGDLSDDECGVRLLGPDGVMREHPRFASLLSAEDLRSCYGAMLRARHLDDQATALQRQGELALWIPLRGQEAAQVGSVRAALTSDFVFPSYREHAVAWDRGLPAVEVLRLLRGSTHGGWNPADHNLANYALVLASQTLHAVGYALGLQLDAQRGHADVATVVPEAAGNAIVGRPRILGDGAPNADAEELLGRPTIEGERKASGSPDELVGRPTNIRERATVGRPTNAEHGPGAAVLVYLGDGAMSQGDANEAFVWAASFAAPVVFFCTNNQWAISTPASRQSRVPLADRANGFGFPGVRVDGNDVVAVHSVTSWALERARRGDGPTLIEAYTYRMGPHTTSDDPARYRPAEQEAVWRARDPIDRVARLLASDHDDAWFAAQRAEAEQAAVRLREAVLALPEPRPDAFFDDVLVTETDEARAERARFRAYQESFQA
- a CDS encoding alpha-ketoacid dehydrogenase subunit beta; the protein is MAADDRVVLLGEDVGRLGGVFRITDGLQDAFGEHRVVDTPLGEAGIVGAAVGLAMRGYRPVCEIQFDGFVYPAFDQIVTQLARLHQRSGGHLRMPVTIRIPYGGGIGAVEHHSESPEAYFAHTPGLRLLTPSTAADGYQLLRAAVACDDPVIFFEPKRRYWERGPLAAAEDPPLPLDRARVARPGSDVTVIAYGPTVRTCLDAATAAEADGRAVEVVDLRSLAPVDWPTLTASVRRTGRAVVVHEATVTGGLGAEIAARLTEECFYHLEAPVGRVGGYHTPYPPARLEKDYLPDLDRILDAVDRTFSYGTTS